The genomic segment GGAGTCGCCTTCGGTGTCGCCTTCAGTGTCGGTGCTGATATCGGTGTCGATATCAGTGTCGGTGCCGAGCTCGCCGTCGGACGCGTCGTCCTCGGACCCGTCCTCGAAGTCATCCGCGTTCTGTCTGGTCACGGTCGGCCAGGCCTCTTCTTCAGTACCGGCGAAAGGGGTGGCAGCCAGGCGGTATCGACGCCCGGCTGCCACCCGGTCGGAGAGCTCGGCGCGCGCATCAGATCGCGGTGAGCGTGAACGTGGCGGCGGGACCGGCGGAGCCGGGGGTGTCCAGCGACAGCGCGGCGTCCAGGCGCGCGGTCCCGAGGCTCGCGCCCGGGGCGGCCGACGCCAGGATCCGCGGCTGGTCCAGGCTCAGGCCGGGCCGTAGGACGATCCCCGGGCCGACCACGATCGACTCGCCCGGGGCCGCGCCGAGCAGGTTCGGCTTCCAGCCGAGCCCGCCGACGGGCTGGTCGGTGAGGATCGCGGTGACCGTCCACCCGGGATCCCCGGTGCGGTTGTCCGTGACGACGATCGGCTGGAGCCGGCCGGCCAGCGGCTGCTCCTTGAGCGGCACGCTGATGACGAGCGAACCGGGCGCCATGACCGTGGACACGGTGATGTCCCCGCCGCCGAGCACCGTACCCGGGCCGGCAGGGGCGCCGGCGGCCTCGGCTGGCGCGGCCGTGCCCAGAACGTACGCCGTCACCGCGATCACCACGAAGGCCGGGACCCGCACGGCGGCCGGGAAGGACGAATCAGCTGTCTGTGTCACGCGTTCTCGGCCTTCCCGCTCCCCGTCGAGGACCCGGTTGAAGACCCGGTTGAAGGTGCGGCCGCGGACACCGCGGTCTTCTTGGGCGTGGCCGCTTTGGCCGGGGCGGCCGTCTTGGCGGAAGCCGTCTTCTTGGCCGCGGCCGTCTTGGCCGCAGCCGCCTTCTTCGCCGCCGGCGTCCCGGGCTTCGGCTTCGCGCCCCGGCGCTTGCGCACCCGCCGGCGCCACACCCACAGCCCGCCGAGCAGGCCCAGCGTCAGGATGAGCAGCATCATCATCCACGGCACCGTGGCCACCGAGAAGTTCTCGTCCATGGCCGCCAGCACCGGGTCCACGTCGCCGGGGACCGGCGTCGGCACCAGCGAGATGTGGATGTCCGAGGAGAACGACGGCAGCACCCCCCGCACCGTCGCGGTCACCTGCTCCTGGTCGCCCGGCAGCAGTTCCTTGACGTCGGGGACCGGCAGGCTCGGCCGCGATCCGCCGATCAGGCTGCTGACATGGACCTTCTGCGTCGCGGACAGCCGGACGTTGCCCGTGTTCCGCACGAGGTAGGACACGGTCACGCTGCCGCCGCCGAACGGGTTCGTCGAGCCGTGGTAGACCGCCCGCACCTGGCTCACCGTCAGTTCCGGCTTCAGCGCCCCGGGGACCCGCACCTGCAACCGGGTCCCGACCCGGGACTCGACCGCGATCTGGCCGCCCTTGCCGTCGGAGGCCTGGGTCGTCAGCGACAGCATGATGCCGCCGACGTGGTCGCCGGGCCGGGCGTTCGCCGGGACCTGCAGCGTGAAGGGCAGGATCTGCGAGGACTTCGCGGGCAGCGTGACGGTCGTGGTGGCGAACGACACCCACAGGCCGACGTCCCGGGCCTTGGTGTCCAGGGGCAGGACGGTGAAGCCGCCGTCGGCGGTGTTGTAGGCGTCGGTGGCGTAGATCCGGAGCTTGAGCGGGCTGGTGCTGTAGTTGGAGACCGCGACGTAGTCGGTCTTCTTCGCGCCCGGGGTCGCCTGGTAGGTGAAGGAGTCGCGGCTCTTGTCGCGCGCGGTGGCGGTGGCCGGCTGGATGCCGAACGTCGCGGCGCCGCCGCCGGTCGGGGCCGGGGCGGGAGCGGGGGTGGGGTCGGTCCGGGGCGCGGTCCCGGCCGACGCCGGGCTGGTCAGGACCGGGCTCGCCAGGAGCGCACCGGCCACGGCCGTCGCGGCCAGAGCCTTGATCAGGGAACGGAGACGGGGCATCGCCTGGTCCTACTCTCGACGGGGTTCGGGGGCTGTGCGGGAGGCGCCGCCGGGGCGCGGCAGCCGGGCGGTATCGGTGCCCGGCTGCCGCTCCTCACTCATCGGTGAACGTGACAGCGCTCCATCCGATGGATCAGATGACCGTCAGCGTCAGCGTGCTCTGGTACGTGCCGGCCGTGGTGGTGGTCGGGACGTTCAGCGCCAGCGACGCGCCGATCTTGGCCGTGCCCAGGCCCGCGCCGGAGGCGGCGGAGACCAGGGTCCGGGACTGCGACAGGCCGGCGGCGCCGTTGTCGGAGGCCGGGACGCCGTTCGCCGGAGCGACGGCCGGGCCGATGGTCAGGGTCTGGCCGGCCGAGCCGG from the Catenulispora sp. EB89 genome contains:
- a CDS encoding WxL protein peptidoglycan domain-containing protein; this encodes MPRLRSLIKALAATAVAGALLASPVLTSPASAGTAPRTDPTPAPAPAPTGGGAATFGIQPATATARDKSRDSFTYQATPGAKKTDYVAVSNYSTSPLKLRIYATDAYNTADGGFTVLPLDTKARDVGLWVSFATTTVTLPAKSSQILPFTLQVPANARPGDHVGGIMLSLTTQASDGKGGQIAVESRVGTRLQVRVPGALKPELTVSQVRAVYHGSTNPFGGGSVTVSYLVRNTGNVRLSATQKVHVSSLIGGSRPSLPVPDVKELLPGDQEQVTATVRGVLPSFSSDIHISLVPTPVPGDVDPVLAAMDENFSVATVPWMMMLLILTLGLLGGLWVWRRRVRKRRGAKPKPGTPAAKKAAAAKTAAAKKTASAKTAAPAKAATPKKTAVSAAAPSTGSSTGSSTGSGKAENA